The Pseudomonas fragi DNA window TTTTAAAGATGATCTGGTCGATGATCCCGACCATTTGCCCCGGCCGCACTTCGCCCAGGTCACCGCCGCGCTTGCCCGAAGGGCAGGTGGAGAATTTTTTCGCCAGCACATCGAAGGCTTCGCCCTTGGCGATGCGTTGCTTGAGCGATTCGGCCTCTTCGGCGGTTTTCACCAGGATATGGCGGGCTTGAGCTTTCATGGGTCTTTACCTTGGAACTGTGGGGCATAGTGCGCGGGCGCGGATTATGCCTGAGTTTTCGCCTCGAAGTGGTGATGGCGCGGCAGGTACAGGCACACCCGGGTGCCACAGCCGCTCTTGCTGCTGATACTGACATGCCCACCCGACTGCTGGGCAAAGCCGTAAATCATCGACAGCCCGAGCCCGGTACCCTGGCCCACCGGCTTGGTGGTGAAAAACGGGTCAAAGGCCTTGGCCAGAATCTGCGGGCTCATGCCGGTGCCGTTGTCGCTGACCTCCAGCATGACGTAGTCCCCCGAACTGACTGACTCCAGCGTGCCCAGGTCAGTGGCATCGAGGTAGTGATTGGCGGTCCTGACCCGCAGTGTGCCGCCGTCGGGCATCGCGTCACGCGCATTGATCATCAGGTTGAGTAGGGCACTTTCCAGCTGGCCGGTGTCGGTGTTGACCGACCAGATGTGTTGCCCCAGCTCCAGGATCAGCTCGATATGCGCGCCTTTGGTGCTGCTGAACAACGCCAGCAGCGACTTGACCAACTGGTTGGGGTCCAGTGGCT harbors:
- a CDS encoding peptidylprolyl isomerase; its protein translation is MKAQARHILVKTAEEAESLKQRIAKGEAFDVLAKKFSTCPSGKRGGDLGEVRPGQMVGIIDQIIFKKPLRVVHGPVKSKFGYHLVQVFYRD